From one bacterium genomic stretch:
- a CDS encoding glycosyltransferase family 2 protein codes for MSSPEISVIVVSFNSREVLSGCLRSLLRVRDEANFEVILVDNHSTDGSVELVRAEFPDVRVEELPENRGFGAGLNRGFSTARGRFYLILNADTIIPRRTVSKLLQFLKKNPSAGIVGGMLTKPEGMAQDSSFRFPSLPREFLNCLPEIKAILRPRRLAEGITRMFRPPEALFAPQRVECVSGAAFLVRAEVVRELKGFDEGFFLYHEERDFCRRAAQGGWEVWLLPEAQVIHFDAHGTGYRRHRLPLMPVLGWRMAGMDRLWWKHKTRRMHRCWRTQTRSLLRLRMLGLWLSLPLAGGRRSAIRGRIEELRGIVKSLGQVIPEEEPGVRGRQVEGNLP; via the coding sequence ATGTCTTCCCCCGAAATTTCCGTTATCGTCGTCTCCTTCAATTCCCGAGAAGTCCTTTCGGGCTGTCTCCGTTCGCTGCTGCGAGTCCGGGATGAGGCGAATTTCGAGGTCATTCTGGTGGATAACCACTCGACGGATGGGTCGGTCGAGCTTGTCCGGGCGGAGTTTCCGGATGTACGGGTCGAAGAACTGCCCGAGAATCGGGGATTCGGAGCGGGGCTGAACCGTGGATTTTCGACCGCTCGAGGAAGATTCTATCTGATTCTCAATGCGGATACCATTATTCCTCGCAGAACGGTTTCTAAACTTCTGCAATTCCTGAAGAAAAATCCATCGGCCGGGATCGTAGGCGGGATGCTGACAAAACCGGAGGGAATGGCGCAGGACTCGTCGTTCCGCTTCCCGAGTTTGCCGCGTGAATTCCTGAATTGTCTGCCCGAAATCAAGGCGATTCTCCGTCCCCGGCGATTGGCGGAAGGCATTACGAGAATGTTTCGCCCCCCGGAAGCGCTGTTCGCGCCGCAGCGAGTGGAGTGCGTAAGCGGAGCGGCCTTTCTGGTGCGGGCGGAGGTGGTTCGGGAACTAAAGGGATTCGACGAAGGCTTTTTCCTCTACCACGAAGAGCGGGACTTCTGCCGGAGAGCCGCCCAGGGGGGCTGGGAGGTGTGGCTGCTTCCCGAGGCTCAGGTCATCCATTTCGACGCCCACGGCACGGGCTATCGGAGGCACCGTTTGCCGTTGATGCCGGTTCTGGGGTGGAGGATGGCGGGAATGGACCGGCTGTGGTGGAAACACAAGACTCGGCGGATGCATCGCTGCTGGAGGACTCAGACGAGATCTCTGCTTCGGCTTCGCATGTTAGGGTTATGGCTTAGCTTACCATTGGCGGGCGGGAGACGCTCGGCAATTCGGGGGCGGATCGAGGAGCTGCGCGGTATCGTGAAATCGCTGGGACAGGTGATTCCGGAAGAGGAACCGGGGGTCAGAGGACGTCAAGTCGAGGGAAATCTGCCTTGA
- a CDS encoding periplasmic heavy metal sensor has product MWRSMPVLLLIAAWTVPLFAQGGPPEDRPRWGRERVETVIIGKFANELDLTPEQAEKFFPRFRQFQNEAEGWMREQHQRRMEMDLLSQNPDADKRRVEELLTEQARHEQRISDLKRQFLGEVGSFLSPQQVSRCSILLDDLPRRVQQFIEEHRGPRTGPGQGRGRHQPR; this is encoded by the coding sequence ATGTGGCGCAGCATGCCGGTACTTCTTCTCATTGCGGCATGGACCGTGCCGCTGTTTGCGCAGGGCGGTCCGCCGGAAGACCGGCCGCGCTGGGGGCGGGAACGCGTGGAGACCGTGATCATCGGAAAATTCGCGAACGAACTCGATCTCACCCCCGAGCAGGCGGAGAAATTCTTCCCCCGCTTCCGGCAGTTTCAGAATGAAGCGGAAGGATGGATGCGCGAGCAGCATCAACGCCGGATGGAGATGGACCTTCTGTCGCAGAATCCCGATGCCGACAAGCGGCGGGTGGAGGAACTGCTGACCGAGCAAGCGCGGCATGAGCAACGGATATCGGATCTCAAGCGGCAGTTTTTGGGCGAAGTCGGTTCGTTTCTTTCGCCGCAGCAGGTGTCGCGCTGTTCGATTCTGCTTGATGATCTACCGCGTCGAGTACAGCAGTTCATTGAGGAACATCGCGGACCGCGCACGGGTCCCGGTCAAGGGCGGGGCCGCCATCAGCCGAGATAG
- a CDS encoding RNA polymerase sigma factor: MSPESPTDLELVEQYRAGNERAFNELVIRHRRGVFATAVGMVGNTEDAEDITQEVFVRAFQSIDGFRGDSAFFTWLYRITVNLCLNHLRQRKVRTFLGLDQMEGLLPRSEAADERVELAELSALARAAIAKLPDKQRAVFILRHFQELPHAEIARIMDRDEGTIKANYFQAVRKMRKALGLYVGKTE; the protein is encoded by the coding sequence ATGAGCCCGGAATCACCGACTGACCTCGAGCTCGTCGAGCAGTATCGAGCCGGCAACGAACGTGCTTTCAATGAGTTAGTTATCAGACATCGGCGGGGAGTGTTTGCTACGGCGGTGGGTATGGTGGGGAACACCGAGGACGCGGAGGACATCACGCAAGAGGTGTTCGTCCGTGCCTTCCAATCCATTGATGGATTTCGGGGCGATTCGGCCTTCTTCACGTGGCTCTACCGGATTACGGTGAATCTGTGCCTGAATCATCTGCGGCAGCGTAAAGTGCGGACATTCCTGGGGCTGGATCAGATGGAAGGGCTGCTTCCGCGGTCCGAGGCGGCGGACGAGAGGGTCGAGCTGGCCGAGCTTTCGGCACTCGCTCGAGCGGCGATTGCGAAACTCCCGGACAAACAGCGGGCGGTGTTCATCCTCCGGCATTTTCAGGAGCTGCCCCACGCCGAGATCGCCCGCATCATGGACCGGGACGAAGGGACGATCAAGGCCAACTACTTTCAAGCCGTGCGGAAGATGAGAAAGGCTCTCGGATTATACGTCGGCAAGACGGAGTAG
- a CDS encoding PorV/PorQ family protein, which produces MRTLTGFLILATLTVATALGASPGTTGFELFRTDGFARSSALAGSQIAVGGDVHSLFTNPAGLAEMRQPMGAVGFFKHVLDINSGNLAYARPVHAIGSVVGLGVTYFDYGKFDRADEYGQKQGEFGASDFLVTASAARGLRANLSGGVSLKYLNSTIDSYGASAIAADLGILFRTGYHDWDVGAGIYNLGFATSAFLEEKDDLPTTYRLGLSVPLEHLPVRFSFSGDYMEADDIRGAAGLEVSFSPNVQGRLGFNTIGIDQRVGLDRDALAGFSAGLGIHVSSLTFDYALTSQGEVGFLHRFMLGTSFPSGQIARD; this is translated from the coding sequence GATTCTCGCAACTCTAACCGTAGCGACCGCCTTGGGAGCCTCACCGGGGACAACGGGCTTTGAGCTCTTCCGCACGGATGGATTCGCCCGCAGCAGCGCCTTAGCCGGCAGTCAGATTGCGGTGGGCGGAGACGTTCATAGCCTGTTTACGAATCCGGCCGGCCTGGCGGAGATGCGGCAACCGATGGGTGCAGTCGGTTTTTTCAAGCACGTGCTGGATATCAATTCCGGTAATCTGGCTTATGCGAGACCCGTTCACGCCATCGGGAGCGTCGTGGGTTTGGGAGTGACGTATTTCGACTACGGCAAGTTCGACCGGGCCGATGAATACGGGCAGAAACAGGGAGAGTTCGGAGCTTCGGACTTTCTGGTCACCGCCTCGGCCGCACGGGGTCTGCGGGCGAACCTCAGTGGAGGAGTCTCGCTGAAGTATCTGAACTCCACCATTGACAGCTATGGAGCCTCGGCGATTGCCGCCGATTTGGGAATCCTCTTTCGTACGGGCTATCACGATTGGGACGTGGGAGCGGGGATATATAATCTGGGCTTTGCGACCTCAGCTTTCCTCGAAGAGAAGGACGACCTCCCCACGACCTACCGGCTGGGTTTGTCCGTCCCGCTGGAGCATTTACCGGTGAGGTTCTCGTTTTCCGGAGACTACATGGAAGCGGACGACATCCGCGGTGCGGCGGGGCTTGAGGTATCGTTCTCTCCGAACGTGCAGGGTCGGTTGGGATTCAACACGATTGGTATTGACCAACGAGTCGGACTCGACCGTGACGCACTGGCGGGATTCTCGGCGGGTCTCGGCATCCATGTCAGTTCCTTAACTTTCGACTATGCTTTGACTTCGCAAGGGGAGGTGGGATTCCTTCACCGGTTCATGCTGGGCACATCATTTCCGTCGGGTCAGATCGCTCGTGATTAA